The Platichthys flesus chromosome 18, fPlaFle2.1, whole genome shotgun sequence genome includes a window with the following:
- the parp1 gene encoding poly [ADP-ribose] polymerase 1: MAESQEDKLYRAEYAKSGRASCKKCKENIAKDSLRMAIMVQSPMFDGKVPHWHHFSCFWLRAAAQSPADIGGYSDLRWDDQEKVKKAIETGGASGGKGEQKSGAKGEKTLNDFAVEYAKSNRSKCKGCEEKIEKDQIRVSKKTVDAEKPQLGLIDRWYHTACFVSRREELVFKPEYSAAQLKGFNALRAEDKEELKKRLPAVKSEGKRKGDEVDGASKKQKKEEDDEIKKLEEQLKNQSQLVWGLKDKLRKFCSINDMKELLIANRQEVPSGETNVVDCLADGMAFGALEPCTECKGQLVFKGDAYYCSGDISAWTKCVYKSATPERKDWVVPKEFNEVPFLKKFKFKRQDRLYPKEAPSPTVAAAKAKPLASVSSAPTEQLPEGAPSGKPLTGMKLLGVGKLSKNKDDLKAAVEELGGKITSTGSKASLCISTKKEVEKMTKKMEEIRDAGVRVVSEDFLTDIQSSGKALQELVSLHAISPWGAEVKVEVPAPSAASKSGALATKSTGKVKQEEVGSKAKKMKLTVKGGAAVDPDSGLENSAHVLEQSGKMYSATLGLVDIVRGTNSYYKLQLLEDDVQKRYWVFRSWGRVGTTIGGNKLDKFHDKNSAMDNFLIVYKEKTGNTWSCSNFTKYPNKFYPLEIDYGQDEEAVKRLTASAGTKSKLEKPVQELIKMIFDVESMKKAMVEFEIDLQKMPLGKLSKRQIQSAYSLLTDVQQAVSDSLPESQILDLSNRFYTLIPHDFGMKKPPLLSNLDYIQAKVQMLDNLLDIEVAYSLLRGGAQDNESDPIDINYEKLKTKIEVVDKTTREAEIITQYVKNTHAATHNTYTLEVQEIFKIVREGERQRYRPFEELHNRQLLWHGSRATNYAGILSQGLRIAPPEAPVTGYMFGKGVYFADMVSKSANYCHTSQSDPAGLLLLAEVALGNMHELKKASHVTKVPKGKHSVKGLGRTAPDPSASVTLDGVQVPLGKGTHTNIDDTSLLYNEYIVYDVAQVNMKYLLKIKFNYQTSLW; this comes from the exons ATGGCGGAATCTCAGGAGGACAAGCTGTACCGGGCCGAGTACGCCAAGAGCGGCCGGGCGTCGTGCAAGAAATGCAAAGAGAACATCGCGAAGGACTCGCTGCGGATGGCCATCATGGTGCAG TCCCCCATGTTTGATGGGAAGGTTCCCCACTGGCACCACTTCTCCTGCTTCTGGCTGCGAGCAGCAGCTCAGTCCCCTGCTGACATTGGCGGGTACTCTGACCTCCGCTGGGACGACCAGGAGAAGGTCAAGAAGGCCATTGAAACTGGTGGAGCGTCAGGAG GAAAAGGGGAGCAGAAGAGTGGAGCTAAAGGGGAGAAGACCCTGAACGACTTTGCGGTGGAGTATGCCAAGTCGAACCGCAGCAAATGCAAAGGCTGTGAGGAGAAAATAGAAAAG GATCAGATCCGTGTGTCCAAGAAGACAGTGGACGCAGAGAAGCCTCAGCTGGGTCTGATTGACCGCTGGTACCACACAGCGTGTTTTGTGAGCCGCAGGGAGGAGCTGGTCTTCAAACCTGAATACAGTGCTGCCCAGCTGAAGGGCTTCAATGCACTGCGGGCTGAAGACAAGGAAGAGCTCAAGAAGAGGCTTCCTGCTGTGAAATCTGAAGG GAAGCGTAAAGGTGATGAGGTGGATGGAGCGtcgaagaaacagaagaaggaggaagatgatgagatAAAAAAGCTGGAGGAGCAATTGAAG AACCAGAGCCAGCTGGTCTGGGGACTCAAGGACAAGCTGAGGAAATTTTGTTCCATTAACGATATGAAGGAGCTGCTGATTGCAAACCGACAGGAGGTTCCCTCTGGAGAGACCAAT gtggtcGACTGCCTGGCTGACGGTATGGCCTTTGGCGCTCTAGAGCCCTGTACGGAGTGCAAGGGCCAGCTGGTGTTCAAGGGTGATGCCTATTACTGTTCAGGGGACATTTCAGCTTGGACAAAGTGTGTGTACAAATCGGCAACACCCGAACGCAAGGACTGGGTCGTCCCAAAG GAATTCAATGAGGTTCCTTTCCTTAAAAAGTTCAAGTTCAAGCGACAGGACAGGCTCTACCCCAAGGAGGCTCCCAGCCCAACCGTGGCAGCAGCCAAAGCCAAACCTCTGGCGAGTGTGTCCAGTGCCCCGACCGAGCAACTGCCAGAGGGAGCGCCTTCAG GCAAACCTCTGACGGGCATGAAGCTGTTGGGGGTGGGTAAGCTGAGCAAGAACAAAGACGATTTGAAggctgctgtggaggagctgggtGGGAAGATCACCAGCACAGGCAGTAAGGCCTCGCTCTGCATCAGCACCAAGA aggaggtggagaagatgaCTAAGAAAATGGAGGAAATTAGGGACGCTGGCGTGCGCGTTGTCTCTGAGGATTTCCTCACAGACATCCAGTCTTCGGGTAAAGCTCTTCAGGAACTGGTCTCCCTGCACGCCATCTCTCCGTGGGGCGCTGAGGTCAAAGTCGAGGTTCCGGCTCCCTCCGCGGCCTCCAAGTCTGGAGCGCTGGCTACGAAGAGCACAGGGAAAGTGAAGCAGGAGGAAG TCGGTAGCAAAGCCAAGAAGATGAAGCTCACAGTtaaaggaggagctgctgtggaTCCAGATTCAG gtcTTGAGAACAGCGCTCATGTCCTGGAGCAGAGCGGGAAGATGTATAGTGCCACACTGGGTCTCGTGGACATTGTCAGGGGGACTAATTCCTACTATAAACTGCAGCTGTTGGAGGATGATGTACAGAAAAG GTACTGGGTGTTCAGGTCCTGGGGCAGAGTGGGGACAACCATCGGAGGAAACAAGCTGGACAAGTTTCATGATAAGAACTCGGCAATGGACAACTTCCTGATTGTGTACAAGGAGAAGACGGGCAACACCTGGAGCTGCTCCAACTTCACCAAATATCCCAATAAATTCTACCCGCTGGAGATCGACTATGGACAg GATGAGGAGGCGGTGAAGAGGCTGACGGCCAGCGCTGGTACCAAGTCCAAGCTCGAAAAACCCGTGCAGGAGCTCATCAAAATGATCTTTGATGTGGAGAGCATGAAGAAGGCTATGGTGGAGTTCGAG ATTGACCTCCAGAAGATGCCCCTTGGAAAGCTGAGTAAGAGACAGATCCAGAGTGCGTACTCTCTCCTCACTGACGTCCAGCAG GCTGTGTCGGATAGTCTGCCAGAGTCGCAGATACTGGATCTCTCCAATCGCTTTTACACCCTGATACCTCACGACTTTGGCATGAAGAAACCTCCATTGCTCAGTAACCTGGACTACATTCAG GCTAAAGTTCAGATGCTGGACAACCTGTTGGATATTGAAGTGGCGTACAGTCTGCTAAGAGGAGGGGCCCAGGATAATGAGAGCGATCCCATCGACATCAACTATGAGAAACTCAAAACCAAGATTGAG gtTGTTGACAAGACCACGAGGGAGGCTGAGATCATTACGCAATATGTTAAGAACACCCACGCTGCTACACACAACACTTACACTCTGGAAGTGCAAGAA ATCTTTAAAATTGTCCGTGAAGGCGAGCGCCAGAGGTACCGGCCCTTTGAGGAGCTACACAATCGCCAGCTTCTGTGGCACGGTTCTCGTGCCACCAACTACGCTGGCATCTTGTCTCAGGGTCTTCGTATCGCCCCCCCAGAGGCCCCAGTG actGGTTACATGTTTGGCAAAGGTGTGTACTTTGCGGATATGGTGTCCAAGAGTGCAAACTACTGTCACACCTCCCAGTCAGACCCTGCTGGTCTCCTTCTGCTGGCTGAGGTTGCCCTTGGCAACAT gcaTGAACTGAAGAAGGCCTCCCACGTTACTAAAGTGCCTAAGGGCAAACACAGTGTTAAAG gTTTGGGTAGAACTGCTCCTGATCCAAGTGCTTCTGTCACTTTGGACGGGGTGCAAGTGCCTCTGGGAAAAGGAACCCACACTAACATTGACGACACAAGTCTACTTTACAACGA